In Thunnus thynnus chromosome 4, fThuThy2.1, whole genome shotgun sequence, the DNA window ACAGTGCAAGGAGAGGAGAgtatcacacacatttacacacacaattgacaacctcacacacacatagacaaagacagaaacactgcaTAGACAACTACCATAAAGATGACTACACGACAATTTGTAGTCACTTGCCTGCCATTTCAGTACAGTACCATCATTCCTTTTTAAGATTGCAACTAGGAAATAGCAGTTGTATCTGGTGACTCATTAATTGTATATTCTAATAACTAGCAGACACacctgttttctgtctgtttcataCAGAGCGATGGTTGAAATGACTTAAGCTTccaagaagagaagaggagtaATAAATCACTATAGTTAAAGGGGAACCCCATGAAGAGTACGACttagcctgtgaaaacagttgtaagCGACAATGTCCTTTGTGGCTTTAGAGGGAGAGATATGAGAGGGATAAAACTTGACtatttaaaacaattacattcCTCATGAAATTCTTTTAACATACTTGAATGACTGATCTGTAGGATCTGGTGCTTATGGAGCTTTTGAccattttcttttaacatttaatctTGTGTCAAAGGGACAATGGATcacattttttatgaatatcTTCTGCTGTAAAAACTAAAAGGAAGGAAATCAAGTGAAAAATATCAGGGATGCCAGTATGATCCAACAAATGAGAGTTTGCAGAGGGAGAGTGAGATGAGCAGTTAGTTAGAGATGAGAAGGATCACATCCTGTCTGACTGGCCAGCAAAAAGCCCTATGACAAAGTTTTATATATGCTTATCTTTATCTAGCTGATTAGAAGATGAATCATTCAGACCCTGCAGCACACACATGATGTCGTACAGTGgagtttttgcatgtttgagaCAGTTAAATAATGTTACAGTGTCTTAATGGTTCAATTCATTTCCTGATGCCCCAAAAAGCACATGATCCAATTAATGgctcattttcaaatatgaataatcaattaaagTATGTAAGAAAAcctcaatttgaaaaaaaaaacaaagcacaatGATGCCAATTCATCTCGTATTTCAGCTCCATAACTTGAACCAAACACATTACAGTGTGATCACTGTGTGAAGGCAGATATTGTCAACTCATCACTTTTTGCGGCCAATTTGCTTGTAGATTCTTGTGTTTTCAGTCTGTGGGGACTCCCGCCTATGTTTCCGGGCTCTGTCTACGCCCACATACTGTACGCCCATAGCTGGTGTCAGCCGGTCCAGCCCTGGGGATTGAgttgtcctcttcctctcttccctccaaAGCTGTCTGATCCCAGAGCTGGCGAGGCCGCTGTGCCCAGGAGGCAGGCTGTCAAACAGGGCAGAGCAGAGCTGCCGTGACAGGCGTGTGTCCTGCCGTTACCGCAGACATGTGCCTAGGCTCGActcatgggggggggggggggctgctttcaaatttatttaaagtgtTAGCAATTTTATCCTGACTGCAGCAGTTATCAGGTAAATAGTTCATTATGAGGACATACCAGAGAGGTTGTGTAAAAAAAGACAGTCTCTTTGTGTTGCAACAGAGAATCCCTGGAATTCTTCTCTTTCCTGGTATTGTAAAGATCCTGAGCTGAGTGTCTTTCTATTCTCCATCATTCACTGGTGTATTTATAGAGCTGCTGTGAGTGCTGCTCTCAACACAGACTAGATAATCTTCACATTATTCCCAGTTTAGACAAGGCTTGAAAGAGTCATCCAATTAGCTCAATTCCCGGCCTGTAGGTTGTAATGGCTCCTAAAAAATCAGACATTGTTCTAATGACTGTGCAACACATGGATTCATAGTAAAGAAGGAAATGGAGCAGAAATGCACTTTGTAATGAAAGACTATCATTTGTCGGTGCAGAGTAGGCTGAAATATGCAACATGTACTTTTCCCTGTAAACTGAATTTAAAGCAGTAGTTTGAGTTTtggaaaatattaaattattataaattgACTTCTTTGTGGAGTCAGACAAGAAGATACCACTCTCTTATCTGTACGTTAAAAATGAGGCAACAGCCAggagtttagcttagcttagcacaaagaatGGAAACAGGGTGAAACAGCTAGTTTGTTGGTGTCCGGAGACGACAAAATCTGCCTAAAtacatctctaaagctcactaacacAATtaacaacttgttgtttttatgcttcAGTCTTtgtacaaatgaaacaaacaagatatataACATGTGGTGAgcttttttgttaattttggacggagccaggctagctgtttttcctgtttccagtccGTATGCTAAGgtaagctaactgtctcctggctgtagcttcatatttggTGTACAGACATGACAGTGGCGCCATCAtgtaactctcagcaagaaaactaATTTGTCtgtttccaaaaatgtcctTAAACTCAGTTGCTTCCTTTgtatttctatctatctatctatgggTTTTGTCTTTACATTCATAGACAATGTAGGAATCATTGTCTCTTTGCCctcatttgtgtgtttctttctcagtAGTGgccatatttacagtatttactgaGCCCAGCATTTTTCCTCTCCTCATGCCTCTTCcagtcacactgctgcagttcACCCCTTCACTCACACGTTGGATGTGCACTCAGCTTTATTACAGTGATGCTGATGGGGGGGAAAATGGGATTGCATGGTATCTTAAACCAGATTAATTTAGCAAGAGATTCGACGGCTCGCCTTTGCAAAGCAATCTGTGGATCAGCACAGATTTAGTAAATGTATAGGCTAGAACAGTTTGTTTAATCAGTGTCCTGGATAAACAAACAGTTTGTTTTATCAGACAAAGCAGTGTGTTGGTGGAATTAATCATTATCCACAGGAATGAAAATTCAGAGGAAAATGGAAACAGATTGTTTACAGTTAAGATAACAACAGGATATTTTACTacttgtgatatatgtgattGACTTTTTATCCTTGCTGtgttacatttcaaaagtcaaTCTAAGAGTCCAGAAAAAAGGGAATTCCACCTCCTTACACATCTCACTTAAAGCTCAATGCCTCCCCCTTCTGGCTACCAAAATTTGACTGTAATATAGATCTCAGATCGTGTGTCACATTATACAGCACCAGGTAATCTCATTGACCAGCACCCCAACAGTGCCAGAGTGGAGGAACTTCTCTGTGTTTTGACTAGGATGCAGCCTTTTATGCTGTCTGGCCTTGAGGCTCCAGGTATCAGGTATAAAACATCATGAGCTGGTATCTAAACTTCTGTCCTGCTGTTGTGATTTCCAGCGGAGACCGAGCGTGGCCAGAGGCTCCCAGATGTGGACGCAGCACAGCAGCtcaaactgagagagagacagcgttTCTTCGAGGAGGTCTTCCAGCATGACGTGGACGTCTACCTGTCCTCGGCGCACCTTTGTATCAGAGACTACAAGAGACGTGAGTTGGACCTGTAGTATTTTTATAAACCAATACACAAAGatgcacaaatgcacatacaTAGAGTGTAGAGATGCATTTAATTTCTAGCTTCACCTTTCCTCGCAGCTCCCATTGGAAGCATCTCGTCCATGGAGGTGAACGTGGACTTGCTGGATCAGATGGAGCTGATTGACATCTCTGACCAGGAGGCTTTGGATGTCTTCTTCAGCTCTGGGGGGGAAGAGGGGGTCCTGACCTCACCTTTGCCAGGTATTGAAACTAGGAAGAagaacagaaataacaaaagaTAAAGTAGCACATTGCATCCCTAACAATGTTTTTTATGACTCACAGTCcaaggaaacaacaacaatgacgAAGTCATCAGTAACGGACTCTTTCAACATGTACTTGAGGGTCTTGACGCCAAGTCCCGCATGTCTTCCACATCTTCTAACTCCTCCTCTGACAGCCAGATCACCAATGCCAATGGAGGAGACACCCCTGTAGTCGGGTCAGACGATGAAgaaacacacaccagcacaaTCAAGCGGAGAGCCGCACCCCCAGAGACAGAGAAGGTGAAAACTCAGACTCCATCATCATCTTCGTAGGACGCACTCTCCCCACAATGATCTTCACCTTCATCACAGTATTTAACACCTTGGCCAGAGACGAAAAGTCGACTTTGCAATGTGAGCTTTTGAAAGTGGCCACTCCACACACTGGCTCTAATCACTGTTACTGTTCCTTGATTTAGGAGTTGTAAGTGgggttctgtgtgtgttttggaggtGGGGACAATGAACTGTAAATATGAAGATTTCCTTTTAATTCTCACCAGTTTCCTTTCCTGTTTTGGCATGTTTCAGAGGACAACATCTGTTCCCCTGTTTCTGACCTCACCGGACTTGTAGTTGATgtatgatgttgatgatgtttctaAATTTTGTACAGTATTAACACAACCCAGGACAGTAAAACAATGACGGGAATTAAACATAATCATTGAGTCGTGTATGACTTTGGGTAAATTTGGTTCTGATCATTAAATGTACTGTTTTTTGAGGCAACACATTGTCCTGCAAATGCAAATTCTGTTTTCTGGCTCTAATTTCAAATTAATCTCTAACaagatttctttgttttaccaataaaagaaaagaaactaaatTCTTGAAACTAAGAAACTAAGTTCCTGGTCATTTCAAGTTGTGTTAACATGTGTAGATAAGTGCTCTTCCGGACAGCATTTAAATATGATGCCTGAGGGAGAGCAACGAGCTGAACCTGCAGGGCAGCCTCATAAAATGATCTCTAACTATGTCAAGTTTGCACACTGCTGGAACCACAACATGTATGTtgaaaagaagagagggaagacTTTTTTCAGATACCACACATCATGTACAGTACAAGGAAGATTTCAGAAAGATTTCGAAAAGTCAGATACCTGCATGAATCATTCAAGTATTAAGAAAGTTTTGATTAAACAGTGACGTGTCAAAGCTTATTATCACACGCTCACGCACGCCGTAAACTGTGATTATTATATTCATGTATGTGGGTGTGTAAAGCAGAAAAGGCAGGGTCTTGTCTTCCTTTTCTCAAATGTCAGTTAAGCCATTCCAACACTCGAAGCTGGACGTACCGAACTCGCATCATGCTCGGCTTCTTACTCCTGGTATGTAGCAACATCAATTTACATTCTTTCTGAAATGACTGTAATTGGAAATGTATACAATTATGGTATTTAAATTTTATAGATATAAGTTTCTGCTACAATACAGTTTTACTTAAACAGtaatatttcttctttctttatttgttgaatgaaaatgtgacacAATATTACTTTAGGTAATAAGTTAAGAAGGTTTATTATATCACCTATAAAATCATTcttaagcctgtttttttttaaagttaatgttattttctagCAATCTGCTGGTCTATAGGTTCAAGGACAGTTGATCTTTTAGTTTTGGTCAATGTCTCCCTGTGAGAGAGTTTAGATCAGTCAGTAATGGTATAACATCGACTCATTTAAAGCATTTATACaacaggtgaaaaaaatcattaggtACAAGGTACAAATTTATGACGTAATACTGTGCTGTGGAATTTCCCGCTCCATTTCACAAGAGCTGGTTAACCATGTATGCGGAACTATGCTCGCCAACTATCAAGTTTATTCCCAAGTGTAGAGATGGCACACATTataaccccccctccctctccacctTCCCCCACCCATCACCTCGAACAAACACTCCTACTTTGCATGCTATGACTTTCTTGTGAAGATCATGTTCCTCAGGTTTTGGTTGGTCCACTTTCAGATTTATTATTTGTCAAGTGTGACATGTTCAGAGCTGCTGAGCCGTCACAGAAGATCATGGATCATTGACTCCTTTACAATTGAGGAGGGGCAAACAGGGCCATTTCCGTATGTGCTGGGCAAGGTGAGAAAACCACTGAGTAAAGAAAAACTGGTCACACTGTGAAATCACTTCCTCTAAGAAGTCTTTGcacacattttcagaaatgcaACTACCAAACATTACCATTTGTAAGCAAATCTCTTAAGACAATCAATTCTTTAACTAGTTGTCTTTACCTGTCTGTGATAAGCTTTAATTTGAcaccagcattttttttcttcaattgcTATCTCTTCATTCAAAACGTAGCTCAttaattcttacatatagcaAATGCAGGATTCCAAAAGCCAACTGTAAAgtgtttgctgttgtgttgtagGTTAGTATTGCGCGTGACTATCGAGTATACTTTGATCTCTATGGGCAAGGAGTGGATGAAGAGCCAATAGGAGTCCTCTCCATTCATAAAGAGTCTGGCAACGTGTCTGTCCACAGGGCTGTGGACTATGAGGAGAAGACAATGCTAAAGGTTAGACTCCACATGTATTACATACCAACATCTAGTTACATCAACTCATTTCTTATCCTTACTGGTGTAAACTTTACTTAACCTGATCTCTGTGACTTACTCTGAATCATATCATTCAATCTGTAGCTAAAATTTGAGGCCAGAAAGACAGATTTATCAATTGACACTAAATTAGGCCTTGAGATTTCCATACTGGACATCAACGACAACCCACCACGCTTTCAGAGGGATCTGTATGAAGTCAGTGTCAAGGAAGAGAACATACAAGGTAAAGAAACAATAAACCATATGCCTCTACAttttttactcctttttttGGGAGCAGTCTAAAGGGTTTTGTCATTTACCAACAGGATCCAACCTCTTGACTGTGCTAGCCCATGACAGTGACCAGAGTGGGACACCAAACTCAACTTTCCATTATGAAATCAAATCTGTGTCTCCAAACCCTCCAAACACTGAATTCTTCATTGATGAGTCTGGAATGATCTCATACAAAGGATGTTTGGACCATGAGGCAAGTCTCcctttatttaaaatgtcaggaTCATATGACACATGCAGTACATACCTAGATTGAGTAATAGTACCAATCCCTGTTCTGTGGGGTCTGATAGGAGAATGTAATATATGACATGTGGTATCTGTGAAAGTATGTACAGCATACTTCTGTATCCTATGTGAACTAAAATGAGTTGCAGGGTGAGTGAGTTTATCTATATGTGTCTCAGTGACACCGCATGTGTTGTTATATCACATTTTATGGATTTATATCTAAAAAAGGATACATGTTAGAACAAAATGATGAAGCTACTTTGCAAGGAAATGGGTGCAGGATACATTTATCAATATGGAAGAAAAACTATTAATCAAAATTAATTTGCTTGTATTAAGGTGGCTGAAATGTTTACTGTATTGGTGGAGGCAAAGGACCATGGTGAAGTGGTCAGCCTTTCCAGTTCAACCACTGTTGTGGTTCATGTCCAGGATGGCAACAACCACCTCCCATCCATCATCGGACAAACAGTAAGCAGTTGTCTCGGTTAAAACATGCtcaacaacatcacaacacacacttGCCTTTAATGTTACAATGGTGTATAGTGTCATCACATATTGCTGTTACCATCTGAAAATAAGACACAAAATCAAGTTTTAGCCATCTTTCTGACTGTCActcattcatctgttgataTTCTACAGTGACTCTTCTATGGCTTGATGTCATTGtctattatattataattgtCCATTGAGATTTTGCAAGCAAGCAGAAAACCAACtatacaaaacatgaaaaaaacaaaacaaaacagagtaATGGGTAAgtcaaaataaagaaacaaatgaaataaaaaagaaaaggttaatAGATAATGAACAGAGAAAGAATTCACAATATGTTTTAGAGCTGCATAATGACTTCacataaatgttctttttttcagtgtcattttataGGCCAAACAAATATGGATGCAAATGCATgtgggtttcttttttttttcttttttacttttttatatcTGCTTATCTATTCTCCTGTGAAGGTTTTATTCTCGTTTAGCCAGTGCGCAGTTATACAACCAAAAGAATAGTCTGCAAATATGAGTCTACATTCTCCAGGGATCATTCAAAATATTGCAACCTTGGGATTAATTTGCAAGAACTCACCATAGAAAAAATGTTATTACAAAGAATAAATACTTGTtttaactgacattttaaaaatcagtgttgcCAGTGTTTATACTTTTCATATTATAATTTTACGCTTTAAATAAGCCATATCAGCTCTAGTgtgtaacagtaacagtataatTGATATTTGTCCAAACAAACACTTCTTAACACAGGGTGTGAACACTTTCACTAAGAGCTGTGGGAAGTACAAGTTAACTAGATTTCTTTTGCACCCTGGATTAATACTTTAGGGCCCCAGCAAAGTGAAGGAACATGAGACTGGGTCCTCTCCTCTGCGGCTGCATGTGACCGACAGAGACACCCGGAACAGCTCGGCATGGAGAGTCAAATACACCATCCAAGGTGACGAGGGAGAGCACTTCAAGATAGAAACAGACCCAGACACCAATGATGGAATCCTGACCGTAGTAAAAGTAAGTGCTGTTTGGCTGCATTCTTCACATTACAGTGACGCCCACTTCTAGTCCTACTACAAGCTTGTTTGTCATAATATGTCTGCTCCTGTTGACgttagtatttttttaaagttgatgCTTACATTGAATCACAAAATGTgttatgaataataaatatgaaaaatcaaCAATTGAATTGAACTTCATATGGCTTAATTTCAGGCGTTGGACTTTGAGGAAGGAGCACAGAGAGAGCTGTCCATCTCAGTGGAAAATGAGGCGCCATATTTCTCCTGTGAAGTGAAGGAGAAGACGACCTCAGGCCTCTGGAAAGTTGACACCATCAATGGTGATGATGCCGGTGCAGTTCAGCCTCCTTCTGTAAAAGTCATCATCGAAGTTGAGGATGTGAACGACCCCCCAGTGTTCGATGTGACTGTCAAAGAGGCCATTCTGGAGGAGAACTCTCCCACTGGCACCTGGGTAGAGAAAGTAACCGCTGTAGATCCTGACACCAGTCATGCAAGAGACTTTGTGTGAGTCAGATGTTTGTGTTAACGTGTTCAGCTCTTATCTATGATCACCTATAATAATGCACATTGTATTTTGTGCACAGGTACTCAGTAGGACATGATCCTGATGGCTGGGTGACAGTGGATCCCCACACTGGCAACATCACTACAGTCAAGTCACCAGACAGAGAGTCTCCTCATGTCGTTAACAGTGTCTACACCGTCTTATTGCACGCAGTGGACAATGGTAAAACTCAAAGCGTTGCTGGTTggcatggacacacacactaaatattTCTTACTTAGACGACCTGAGAAAGGTTTGATTCACATCTAAAACACTTTTGTgacaccatttttaaaaaattttgaACAGGTAAGCCACCTCTGACAAGCACAGCTACACTGAACATCCATGTGACTGACCAGAATGACAACGTGCCACAGCTGACATTAGACTATGTGGATGTGTGCTTGTCTGATGATCCCACCACCATCAACATC includes these proteins:
- the LOC137181972 gene encoding dysbindin-like, which gives rise to MSSSSANLHNKRLPSETERGQRLPDVDAAQQLKLRERQRFFEEVFQHDVDVYLSSAHLCIRDYKRPPIGSISSMEVNVDLLDQMELIDISDQEALDVFFSSGGEEGVLTSPLPVQGNNNNDEVISNGLFQHVLEGLDAKSRMSSTSSNSSSDSQITNANGGDTPVVGSDDEETHTSTIKRRAAPPETEKVKTQTPSSSS
- the cdh27 gene encoding cadherin-like protein 26 isoform X2, with translation MWVCKAEKAGSCLPFLKCQLSHSNTRSWTYRTRIMLGFLLLIYYLSSVTCSELLSRHRRSWIIDSFTIEEGQTGPFPYVLGKVSIARDYRVYFDLYGQGVDEEPIGVLSIHKESGNVSVHRAVDYEEKTMLKLKFEARKTDLSIDTKLGLEISILDINDNPPRFQRDLYEVSVKEENIQGSNLLTVLAHDSDQSGTPNSTFHYEIKSVSPNPPNTEFFIDESGMISYKGCLDHEVAEMFTVLVEAKDHGEVVSLSSSTTVVVHVQDGNNHLPSIIGQTGPSKVKEHETGSSPLRLHVTDRDTRNSSAWRVKYTIQGDEGEHFKIETDPDTNDGILTVVKALDFEEGAQRELSISVENEAPYFSCEVKEKTTSGLWKVDTINGDDAGAVQPPSVKVIIEVEDVNDPPVFDVTVKEAILEENSPTGTWVEKVTAVDPDTSHARDFVYSVGHDPDGWVTVDPHTGNITTVKSPDRESPHVVNSVYTVLLHAVDNGKPPLTSTATLNIHVTDQNDNVPQLTLDYVDVCLSDDPTTINITAFDLDENPFAGPFTFKLLGDVKGKWTLNPSYGYTAGLVKEPGVYAGKHTVDLEISGMQGEFGVYNLSVTVCDCSVTPNCQNRNAEITAASSSIGIVFASLLLLLFLLLIALVITRKKEFTALPYDDSYAETLFPSNIEKPGIDCKVPDGVLAVSTATKQQDSYKGQSLHDGVQQMNKILTKDAEQNVNYKDETDYRKENVSHLFNSNNRKQSFLQSKTNWNSLIASGSNLNHQVQGWGTMNPLYKMNPSGVSDTALLVLLHWRLSSLEQKEEDLGDYQPHLYAYEEDSDNLSELENITIPDDDSFMKLLTDLGPKFNQLASICKPPHLQN
- the cdh27 gene encoding cadherin-like protein 26 isoform X1; the encoded protein is MWVCKAEKAGSCLPFLKCQLSHSNTRSWTYRTRIMLGFLLLIYYLSSVTCSELLSRHRRSWIIDSFTIEEGQTGPFPYVLGKVSIARDYRVYFDLYGQGVDEEPIGVLSIHKESGNVSVHRAVDYEEKTMLKLKFEARKTDLSIDTKLGLEISILDINDNPPRFQRDLYEVSVKEENIQGSNLLTVLAHDSDQSGTPNSTFHYEIKSVSPNPPNTEFFIDESGMISYKGCLDHEVAEMFTVLVEAKDHGEVVSLSSSTTVVVHVQDGNNHLPSIIGQTGPSKVKEHETGSSPLRLHVTDRDTRNSSAWRVKYTIQGDEGEHFKIETDPDTNDGILTVVKALDFEEGAQRELSISVENEAPYFSCEVKEKTTSGLWKVDTINGDDAGAVQPPSVKVIIEVEDVNDPPVFDVTVKEAILEENSPTGTWVEKVTAVDPDTSHARDFVYSVGHDPDGWVTVDPHTGNITTVKSPDRESPHVVNSVYTVLLHAVDNGKPPLTSTATLNIHVTDQNDNVPQLTLDYVDVCLSDDPTTINITAFDLDENPFAGPFTFKLLGDVKGKWTLNPSYGYTAGLVKEPGVYAGKHTVDLEISGMQGEFGVYNLSVTVCDCSVTPNCQNRNAEITAASSSIGIVFASLLLLLFLLLIALVITRKKEFTALPYDDSYAETLFPSNIEKPGIDCKVPDGVLAVSTATKQQDSYKGQSLHDGVQQMNKILTKSVQQDAEQNVNYKDETDYRKENVSHLFNSNNRKQSFLQSKTNWNSLIASGSNLNHQVQGWGTMNPLYKMNPSGVSDTALLVLLHWRLSSLEQKEEDLGDYQPHLYAYEEDSDNLSELENITIPDDDSFMKLLTDLGPKFNQLASICKPPHLQN